TACCCAAGGCCCGTCGTGAGGTGCTGGTGGCTACCTCTCGCGGCACTGGCGAGTTACTGCGAGCGGCGCTGGATGAGGGGGCCGAACGCCTGGTGCTGGCCATCGGTGGCAGCGCCACCAACGATGGCGGCGCGGGGCTGCTGCAGGCCCTGGGTGTACGGCTGCTGGACGAACACGAGAAGGAGCTGACGCCTGGTGGTGCGGCCCTGGCCAAGCTGGCTCGGATCGAACTAACGGACCTGCATCCCCGGCTGGCGGAGGTAGAGGTAGTTATCGCCGCCGACGTCGACAATCCCCTCTGCGGCCCCCAAGGGGCCAGTCACATCTTCGGCCCGCAGAAGGGCGCCTCACCCGCGCAGGTCCGCCAGCTCGATGAGGCCCTGGCGCATTTCGCGGCAATCACCGCGGCTACCCTGGGACGTGACGCCAAGGACCAGCCGGGCGCGGGTGCCGCTGGCGGCGTGGGTTTCGCCGCCCTGGCGTTTCTCCAGGCGACCTTCCGCCCCGGTATCGAGGTGGTGGCCGAACTGGTGGGGCTGGAGGCGGCGCTGCAGGGTGCCGACCTGGCGCTGACCGGGGAAGGGCGGTTGGACGGCCAGACCCTGAGAGGCAAGACGCCCGCCGGCGTACTGCGCCTGGCTCGCCGCCACGGCGTGCCGGTGGTAGCCGTGGCGGGTTCGCTGGGTGACGGGTACGAGGCTCTCTACGAGCAGGGCCTAGCGGCCGCCTTCAGCCTGGTCCCTGGGCCGCTCAGCCTGGAGGAGGCGCTGACCCAGGCCGAGGTATTGCTGGAGCGAACCGCCCGCGATATCGGTCGGCTCTGGGGAATGGCCAGACGCTGAAGCCAGAGCCTTTGGCTACGGGGCTGCCCGCCTTTCGCGGCTGGCAGGGCCGCGGGATTTGCCGCATGCTAGGCGTCCCGCTCCCGACCGACTGCCGCGATGATCCCGTCTGCCATCCTGCGTAACGGCCTGTTGTCCGCCTTGCTGCTGCTTGGGCCGCTGTGTTCCGCTGAGGCCGCCATTCCCAGTCTCAAACCCGCCAACACCTGCGTGCGCAGCGCCTTCGTGCTGCGTTGCCAGGATCGGCAGGGCGGTTGGTACGGGGTGGCGGTGCAGGGCAACGACACCCTGATGCGCGGTTTCGATCCGGTCTCCGGCCTGACCTGGGCCCAGACCAGTACCCGGCTGGGGCGGCTGCAGTTCTTCAGTGGTCTCACCAGCGATGGCCAGGTCTGGCTGGGTCGCACCCGTCAACTGGGCTGGAACGTGATCAGCCGCTTCTCCACGTCCCAGGGCGACCGCGCCCGCACCAGTTGCAACCGCGTCGCCGGGTGCGAGTGGCGTTAGGCGAGTGCCTGTTCGTCCAGCAACACCCGATTGCGTCCAGCATGCTTGGCGCGATAGAGCGCGGCGTCGGCGCGGGCCAGGGTGGCGGACCAGGAGTCGCCTGGCCGGAGCAGGGCGATGCCGAAGCTGGCGCTTACCTGGTCGAGTTGCGGATGGCTGGCGGTGAAGCGGCTCGGCACCCCGGCACGCAGGGCATCGATCAGGCGGTAGGCAGCGTCTCCACTGAAGCCGGGCAGCAGCAGGACGAATTCCTCGCCACCCAGGCGGCCGGCCACCCCCTGGCTGCCCAGTTCTTCGCGCAGATGCTGGGCGAAGCGGCGCAGTACGTCGTCCCCGGCAGCATGGCCGAGGCGGTCGTTGATCGACTTGAAATGATCGAGGTCGGCGATGGCTACCGCCAGCGGTTGTTGCCGCGCCGCGCCTGATAGCAGCTCCTCGGCCCGCTCCTCCAGTCCGCGCCGGTTGAGCAGGCCGGTGAGGGCATCGGTACGGGCCTGGCGGCGCAATTCGGCGGCGAGATCGGCCGATACGATCAACAGCGTCAGGATGCCACTGCCGATCATGCCCGTCGGCGTCCCGATCGACAGCACGATGATGAAGACCTGGTTGCCTACTTCACCACCCGGTCGCGCCAGCCAGGCGGTGATGCCGACACTGACGATGTACAGGCCGTAGAGCAGCAGGTAGCCCTGCAGGATGCGCGCGGTACCCCGGGTACGGCGCAGGGTCGCGAGCACGATGGCGATCATCAGGGCATCGACCGCAGCGGTGCCGATCCGCGAGAAGGTGCGCCATTCCGCGAGCTGGCCGTACCAGACGGCGGTGATCACCAGCAGGGAGCCGAGCCAGCAGCCGATGACCAGGCGGCTGTCGCGCCTGACCCGCAGGCGGAAGCCCCAGGCCAGGAGGGCGAAACTGGCAATGGAGGCATGGCAGGCCAGCATGGCGAGCAGCCCTTGCTGGGCGACCCACAGGCCACCGGCGATGCGCAGGCCGTGGCCAACGGCGGCGGCCATGAACGACAGGGCCCAGAGCGCCACGTGCCGCTGCAAGCCGAACTCGCGCCAGGCGACGAGCAGGCCGGCACCGAACAACAGGCTGATGACCACGATGCTGGAAGAGGTAACAAGCGTGTAAAGCATGACGAGACCGTGCGTTGGTGTTCGCTATTCAGATTAATCCTACAAATGACCAGAACCGTCCCGCGACTGACCGAGCGGTGCCGGGCGGTGGGCAGGCGGCCAGCGCTCTTTATCGAGCGCCTCGGTCGCCAGTCCCAGGGCACCTCAACGGCGCCCCGAGGGCTTGGATAGGGCGCTGACGGGCGCAGGCCGCGCGCCGTTCAGTCCCTGGGCGCCGCCACCTTGCGGATGGCCACGCGGCGTGGCTTGAGGCCGTTGCCTGGCGTAGCGGGCTCCGCCACGGGCTGCAGCCTGGCGCGGGCGGCGTGCAGCTTCTTGTAGCTCTCGATCAGCCGTAGGTGCCGGTCGAGGCCTTCCAGTTTCAGGCTGGTGGGCGTCAGGCCGTGGAAGCGCAGGCTGCCGTCGACCGAGCCCAGCACCGCGTCCATCCGCGCGTTGCCGAACATGCGGCGGAAGTTGGTCTCGTAGTCGGCGATCTGCAGCTCGTCGTCCAGCTCGACTTCCAGCACGGCGTTCAGCGCCTGGTAGAACAGGCCGCGCTCGACGGTGTTGTCGTTGTACTGCAGGAAGGCCTCCACCAGCTCCTTGGCGTCTTCCAGGCGCTGCAGGGCGAGGTTGATCAGCAGCTTGAGTTCCAGCAGGGTGAGCTGGCCCCAAACGGTGTTTTCGTCGAATTCGACGCCGATCAGGGTGGTGATGTCGGTGTAGGCATCCACCTCGCTCTCTTCCAGGCGTTCGAGCAGCGCGGCGAGCGCGCCGTCGTCCAGGCGATGGAGGTTGAGGATGTCCGCACGGAAGGCCAGCGCCTTGTTGGTGTTGTCCCAGATCAGGTCGTCGATCGGATAGATTTCCGAATAACCCGGCACCAGGATGCGGCAGGCCGGTACGCCCAGGTGCTGGTACACCGCCTGGTAGACCTCCTTGCCTTGGGCCGCCAGCAGGCCGAATAGCGTCGCCGCTTCCTGGGCGTTGGCGTCTTCCCCCTGGCTGGTGAAATCCCAGTCGACGAAGGCGAAGTCGGCCTTGGCGCTGAAGAAGCGCCAGGACACCAGGCCGCTGGAATCGATGAAGTGCTCGACGAAGTTGTTCGGCTCGGTCACCGCCTGGCTTTCGAAGGTCGGCTGCGGTAGGTCGTTGAGGCCTTCGAAGCTGCGGCCCTGGAGCAGTTCGGTAAGGCTGCGCTCCAGCGCCACTTCCAGGCTCGGGTGCGCGCCGAAGGAGGCGAAGACGCCCCCGGTACGTGGATTCATCAGGGTCACGCACATCACTGGATAGCGACCTCCAAGGGAGGCGTCCTTCACCAGGACCGGGAAGCCTTGTTCCTCCAGCCCCTGGATGCCGGCGACGATGCCGGGATAGCGCGCCAGCACCTCCGCGGGTACGTCGGGCAGGCAGAGTTCGCCCTCGAGGATTTCCCGCTTCACCGCGCGTTCGAAGATCTCCGACAGGCACTGTACCTGGGCTTCGGCCAGGGTGTTGCCCGCGCTCATGCCGTTGCTGAGGTAGAGGTTCTCGATCAGGTTGGAGGGGAAGTACACCACCTTGCCATCGGACTGGCGCACGAAGGGCAGGGCGCAGATGCCGCGCGCCACGTTGCCGGAATTGGTGTCGTGAAGGTGCGAACCGCGCAGCTCGCCGTCCGGGTTGTAGATCGCCAGGCAGTAGGGATCGAGGATGCCCAGCGGTAGCTCGTCCTGGCGACCCGGCTGGAACCAGCGTTCGTCCGGATAGTGCACGAAGGGCGCGTTGGCGATCTCCTCGCCCCAGTACTGGTCGTTGTAGAAGAAGTTGCAGTTCAGCCGCTCGAGGAACTCGCCCAGCGCTGAGGCCAGGGCGCTTTCCTTGGTCGCACCCTTGCCGTTGGTGAAGCACTGCGGCGACTGGGCATCGCGGATGTGCAGCGACCAGACGTTGGGCACGATGTTGCGCCAGGAGGCGATCTCGATCTTCATACCCAGGTCGGCGAGGATGCCCGACAGGGTGGCGATGGTCTGCTCCAGCGGCAGGTCCTTGCCCGGAATGTAGGTGCGGGTGTCGCCGTTGCCACTGGGCATCAGCAGCGCCTGGGCATCGGCGTCGAGATTGGCGACTTCCTCGATGACGAACTCGGGACCGGTCTGCACTACCTTCTTCACGGTGCAGCGGTCGATGGATCTCAGGATGCCCTGGCGATCCTTGGCGGAGATATCGGCGGGCAGCTCCACCTGGATCTTGAAGATCTGCGCGTAGCGATTTTCCGGATCGACGATGTTGTTCTGCGACAGCCGGATGTTGTCGGTAGGGATGTTCCGCGTCTGGCAGTAGAGCTTGACGAAGTAGGCCGCGCAGAGCGCCGACGAGGCCAGGAAGTAGTCGAACGGACCGGGCGCGGAGCCGTCGCCCTTGTAGCGGATAGGCTGGTCGGCGACCACCGTGAAGTCGTCGAATTTGGCCTCGAGACGCAGGTTATCGAGGAAATTGACTTTGATTTCCATGCAGGATTACCACGAAGAAGAAAACGAACTGGCGGGTATTATCCGGACAATTCCCTTCTCGCGATATCGCAGCGTGCGCCTTAGCCCGCCGCGCCCCGGCCCGACGGTAGCGCCACCCGGTCGAGCGGCTGCCGGGCTTCGGGTAGAATCGCCGGCCCTCGGGCCGCTTGCCCGCTGCCAGTAGACAAGGAACCCGCCGTGCTTTCATCCCAGGTCATCATCATTGGCGCCGGTGCCGCCGGGATGCTGTGTGCCATGAGCGCCGCCGCGCGCGGTCGCCAGGTATTGCTGATCGACCACGCCAACAAGGCCGGCAAGAAGATCCTCATGTCCGGCGGCGGGCGCTGCAATTTCACCAATCTCTATGTCGAGCCGGCCAATTTCCTGTCGCAGAATGCGCACTTCTGCAAGTCGGCGCTGGCGCGTTTCACCCAATGGGATTTCATCGCCCTGGTGGCCAAGCACGGCGTGCCCTACCACGAGAAGAAGCTTGGCCAGCTGTTCTGCGATGGCAAGTCCAGCGACATCCTTCAGTTGCTGCTGGACGAATGCGCCCAGGCCAGGGTGGACCTGCGTCTGGATACCTCGGTGAACGAGATCGCCCGGCTCGACGAAGGTGGCTATCGACTGCAGACCAGCTTGGGCCCGCTGCGCTGCGAGTCCCTGGTGATCGCCACCGGTGGGCTGTCCATTCCGACCCTCGGTGCCACCGGCTTCGGCTATCAGATCGCTCGCCAGTTCGGGCACAGCGTGTTGCCGACCCGCGCCGGCCTGGTGCCCTTCACCCTGACCGATCCGCAGCTCAAGGGGCTGTGCGGCGAGCTGTCCGGTACCTCGGTGGAGGATTGCCGGGTGAGCTGCAACGGCCAGAGCTTCGTCGAGAACATCCTCTTCACCCATCGTGGCCTCAGCGGCCCGGCGATCCTGCAGATTTCGTCCTACTGGCAGCCCGGCGATACCGTCAGCATCGATTTGCTGCCGCACCTGGATCTACCTGTCTGGCTGGCCGAGCAGCAGCAGACGCGCCCCAACAGCGAATTGAAGACGCTGCTGGCCGAGCTGTTCACCAAGAAGATGGCCGGCCTGCTGGCGGACCTGTGGTTCACCTCCAAGCCGCTGAAGCAGTACACGCCGGGCGAGCTGAAGACCATCGCCGAACGCCTGAGCGACTGGCGCCTCGTGCCGGCGGGCACCGAGGGCTATCGCACCGCGGAGGTCACCCTGGGCGGCGTCGATACCCGCGAGGTGTCGTCCAAGACCATGGAATCGCTGAAATCGCCGGGGCTGTACTTCGTCGGCGAGGTGTTGGACGTCAGCGGCCACCTGGGTGGCTTCAACTTCCAGTGGGCCTGGGCCTCCGGCTACGCCGCCGCCCAGTACGTGTAGCGTCCCGCGCGACAGGCTCAGCTACAGACGAAGGCGAGCACGCGCTGCAGCATGGCATCGCAGCCATCGAGTTGCGCCTTGGTGACGAATTCGTCGGGCTTGTGGCCCTGGGCCATGCTGCCGGGGCCGCACACCACCGTGGGAATGCCGGCCGCGGCAAAGAGGCCGCCTTCGGTACCGAAGGCCACGGTGCCGAAGTCCCGCGAGCCGCAGAAGAGTGCGACCCACTCGGCCGCCTCGCTTTCGAGGGCGGTATCCAGGCCGGGATAGCTGGACAACTCGGCGAAACTCACGGCGCTCTGGTCGCTGATGGCCTTCATGGCCGGTAGCAGTATCTCTTCGGCATGGGCCTGCAACTGGCGGATCACCTGGTAGGGGTCCTGGGCGGGCAGGGCGCGGATCTCGAAATCGAAGGCGCAATCCTGGGGGACGATGTTCAGCGCCTGGCCGCCGCCGATCAGCCCGGTCTGCACCGTGGAGAAGGGCGGATCGAAGCGGGCGTCCTGCCGTTCCGGCGCCTTGAGCGCCTCGCCCAGCCGGCCGAGTTCGACGACCAGGCGGGCGGCGTATTCGATGGCGTTGACGCCCTGGGGCGCATAGGCCGAATGACAGGCCGCGCCGTGCACCTGGCAGCGCATGGCCACCTTGCCCTTGTGGCCGAGTACGGGCTTGAGCTCGGTGGGTTCGCCGATGAGGCACAGCAGCGGCTTGACCGGACGCTGTGCCAATTGCTCGAGCAGGCCGCGCACCCCCAGGCAACCCACCTCTTCGTCGTAGGAAAGCGCCAGGTGCAGCGGGCGGCGCAGGGGCGCGCGGCTGGCCTCGGGTACCAAGGCCAGCAGGCAAGCCAGATAGCCCTTCATGTCGGCGGTGCCGCGGCCATAGAGCCTGCCTTCTTCTTCACTGAGTTCGAAGGCGGGCCGGGTCCAGGCTTGGCCATCCACCGGCACCACGTCGGTATGCCCCGAGAGCACGATGCCCGGTACGTCCGCCGGCCCTAGGGTGGCGAACAGGTTGGCCTTGGTGCCCTCGGCGTTGTAGATCCGCTCGTAGGGCACGCCGAAGCCATCCAGATAGCGGGCGACGAAGTCGATCAGCGCCAGATTCGATTCGCGACTGGTGGTATCGAAGGCCACCAGCCGGGCCAGCAGGTCACGGCTGGCGCTCATCGGTCGTCACCCGGCACGCCATAGCCCGGAGCGAGATCCGGGCGGACCGCCCGATCGAGATAGTCCTGCAACTGCGGCTGGTAGGCGCGCCAGAGATCGGCCAACTGGCCGATGGGGTCCGTTTCAGCCCAGTCGACGCGCAGATTGACGATGGGCCAGCTCGGCTCGCCCACCACCAACAGCGCCGCCGAATGCACCGGACCGGCTTCGCCACCGGCCGCCAGCGCCGCTTGCATGGCCTGCACCAGCCGCTCGGCGAGGACGCCAGGGGTCCGCTCGAAGGCTTCCACCAGGGCATCCACCACCGCAGGGCTGGCCAGCATGTTGCCGGCGGCCACGCAGTCCCGGCCGCTGCGGGCGTGATGCACGCCCAGGGTCTGGGCGCCGCTGTGGTGGGCACTGCGCCCCTGGCCATCGATCACGGTCACCTGGCGATAGTCGGCATAGGGATCGCCGGCCAGGCTCTGGACCAAGGCCTCGCTGGGTGCCAGGCCCAGGGCCAGTCCGTCCAGGGTGAGCGGCCCCAGGGCGGGCAGGGTGATGTTCTGCGAGCTGACGGCGCCGACCCCCGGCCGCAGCCAGGGGCAGCGGGCGCCCACGGCGATGCTGGAGGAACTGATGGCGATGCCGAACTGACCGGTCTCGGCGCCGCGGGCGGTGATGGAAAAGGTCATGGCGGGCCTCAGTCGGGAATCACGGCGATGACGTCGATCTCCATCAGCCATTGGGGCTGACCCAGGGCGGAGACCACCAGTCCGGTGGAGATGGGGTAGACACCCTTGAGCCACTTGCCGACCTCCTGATAGACCGGCTCGCGGTAGCGCGGATCGATCAGGTAGGTGGTGGTCTTGACGATGTGGCTCAGGTCGCTGCCGGCTTCCTCCAGCAGCTGCTTGACGTTCTTCATCGCCTGCTCGGCCTGGGCCCGGGGATCGCCCAGCCCGACCAGGTTACCCTCGAAGTCAGTTCCCACCTGGCCACGTACATAGACGGTGTTGCCGGCGCGCACGGCCTGGCAGAGGTCGTTGTCCAGGGTCTGGTTGGGGTAGGTGTCCTTGGTGTTGAACATGCGGATACGGGTGTGGGTCGGGGTGGCCATGGGAATGCTCCTTTTTTGAAGTAGGTTGGGCTGAGAGGGCTCCATCGTCGAAGCCCAACACGGCGGGCTCGACCTCGATCCTGTTGGGCTTCGCTGGCGCTCAACCCAACCTACGCGCCTGCAGGGGTTGGGCGGTCGTCTCGCCGCTGGGACGGTACTCTTGGTAGCGACGCTGGATGGCGATCTGGTCGGCCACGTGGCGCGCGTCGTGCCAGCAGCCCCAGATGAAGGCCGAGCCGCGGCGACTCAGCCAGGGCAGGCCGACGAAATAGATGCCCGGCTCGGCGCCGACACCGCGCTGGTGCCTGGGCTTGCCGTTGTCGCCGAAGGTATCCACCTGCAGCCAGCTGAAGTCGGTGGCGTAGCCGGTCGCCCAGATCACCGAGGTCACGCCGGCGGCCTGCAGGTCCAGCTCCTGCAGGGGTTCGCGGATGCAGGCGGCGTCCGCCACCCGCTCGCGGGCCGTGGGTTCTTCGGGCAGGTCCAGGCCATGGCGTTCGGCATAGGCGTCGGCGGCGTCGAGCAGGGCCAGGTAGTTGGCATCGCCGGCGTCGAGGTTCTGCTTGAGATCCGGGCGGAAGCGCACCACACCGTCGGCGAAGGTGTCGGTGAGGCCCACCAGGGTCATGCCGGCCTGGGCCAGGCGACGGAAGTCCACGGTGTGGCCGCCGCGGGCGCCGCTGACGGCGATGGTCACGTGCTCGCGGCCCGGCTGCATGGTCTCGGTGTCCCACAGGCCGAGTACGCCCAGCCACCAGCAGAAGTCGCGCCCGCGATAGGCTCGTGGCGGCCGGTCGTGCGGGCCTACCGAGAGATAGACGCGCTTGCCGGCGAGCAAGAGTTCCTCGGCGATCTGCACCCCCGAGGAGCCGGCGCCGACTACCAGCACCGCGCCGTCGGGCAGTTGCTGGGGATTGAAGTACTGGGCGGAATGGATCTGGTAGAGCTCCTCATCCTTTGGCGCGATGGCCGGGATGACGGGCTTCTGGAAGGGCCCGGTGGCCACCACCACCCGCTGCGCGCTGAGACTGCCCGCCGAGGTCTCGACCAGGAAGCCACTGCGGCCCTCCTGACGGCATACCCGGGTGACCGCGACACCGGTACGGATGGGGGCGTCGATCTGCCGTGCATAGGCCTCGAAGTAGGCGGCGATCTCGTCCTTGCCGGGGAAGCCGTCCGGCGGCGTCTGGAATTCCAGGCCGGGGAAGCGATCGTGCCAGGCCGGGCCGTTGGCCACCAGGGAATCCCAGCGACCGGTACGCCAGGCTTCGGCGATACGATTCTTTTCCAGCACCAGGTGTTCGATGCCCAGGCGGCCCAGGTGCTCGCTCATGGCGACCCCGGCTTGGCCGGCGCCTATCACCAGGGTGTCGATAGCGGTCGGTAATGTAGACATGAGGGTACCCTTCGGCCGCTCCGCAGGGGGCGGCCGTCATCTAAGAACCTTTTCAAAATCTGCTGCGCGTCGGCCAAACTGCGTTGAAAACGCCTTCGGAATGCTCATTTACTACTCGTAAACTCCGCTTCCTCAGGCGTTTTCGCCTTGTTTGGCTCTAGCTCGCGAGATTTTGAACAGGCTCTAAGCAGTAGGAGGGCGGAGCGCAGGGCTCCGCGGCAATCAATCCAGCACGGAGGGATCCTGCTGGATCATCAGTTCTTTCATCTCGGCGAAGTGCTGCTCGGAGAAGTCGGTGATGCCTTCCCAGGCCCGTGCGGTCTTCTCCGCGACCTCGTCGGACAGCACCTTGAGCGGCTGGCCTGTGGACCAGGCGGTGACCAGGATTTGGCAGGCGCGCTCCAGCGTCCAGATGTCATCGAAGGCCTGGCCAATGGTGGGGGCGATCACCATGACGCCGTGGTTGCCCATCAGCAGGCGTTGCTTGCCGTCGAGCAGCCCGGCCAGGCGCGCACCCTCCGCCTCGGTGTCGGCCATGCCGCCGTAGAGTTCGTCCACCGCGATGCGGTTGAAGTAGCGCGCCGTGTTCTGGTCGATGGGCGGAACGTGCGGCTTGGCCAGGCAGGCCACCGCCGTGGTATGGACCGGGTGCAGATGCAGCACCACCCGAGCCTCCGGCAGGCGGCGATGGATCTGCCCGTGGATCGACCAGGCCGTGGCATCCACATCGGGCCGCTCGGCGCCCTGCGGATCGTCCGCGTCGAGCAGCAGCAGGTCGCTGGCGCGTATGCGCGAGAAGTGCTTCCATTTGGGATTGATCAGGAACTGCTTGCCGTCGGCGGAGACGGCCGCGCTGAAGTGATTGGCGACCGCCTCGTGCATGCCGAGGTGGGCGATGACGCGAAAGGTCGCCGCCAGATCGATGCGCAGCCGTTCCTCATGAGAAGGTGCCATGGTCGTGACTCCAAAGGGGGCGTCCCAGCCGCGGGGACGACCGGTTAGAACTTAGGGCTTGGGCATCAGGGCGGCGATATCCGCCTCGGTGGGCGCCTGGAAGTTGTACTTCTTCAGCAGCGCGGCGTACTCGGGAGTGGCGCTGTACTTTTTCAGTGCCTCGACCAGGGCGTTCTTCACCTCTTCGTTACCCTTCTTCACGCCGAAGCCGTTGAGTACGGGGTAGATCAGGCTGTCGGAGGAGATCACCACGCGATTGCCGAGCTTTTCCACCAGGCCACGGGCCACGGCGGCATCGGTGATCTGCGCCTCCACCGCCCTGGACAGCAGCGCCTGGGTGGTCTGGGGGTCGGTGGCGTATTCGCTCACGGCAATGGGCTTGAGGCCGTTCTTCACGCAGTAGTCATCGGACAGCTTGTGTAGCTGCTGCAGCCAGGAGGTGGCACCCATGGAGCCGATCTTGTGGCCGCAGAAGTCTTCCGGTTTCTTGGGTTGATAGTCGCTGCCCTTGAGCGCGATGATCGATTCACCACTCTTGAGATAGGGGATCATGTCGATCACCTTGAGGCGATCCGCGGTGATGTACATCGAGGAGTTGACGATGTCGAAGCGCCCACCCTGCAAGCCGGTGATGAGGTTGGGGAAGCGGGTGTCGAGCGTCTCGACGGTGCGGCCCATGAGCTTGCCCAGGCCATCGACCAGTTCGATGTCGAAGCCTGCCGGCTTGTTGTCCTGCACGTACTCGTAGGGGAAGAAGGTCAGGTCGGAACCGGCGACGAGCTTGCCCGGCTGCAGGAAGTCGGCCGAGGCCAGGGTCGCGGTCAGGGCCAGGGTGGCGCCCAGCACGGTGGTGGTGAGGGTCCGAATCGAGGCGCTGCTGAATCTTTGCATGGCGATGCTCCTTGAGGGGATGGGAAAGATCAAACGGCGGCCTGGTCGAGCCCGGCCTGTTGGACGAAGAAGGAGGCGCCGCGCGGCTTCTGCGGCAGGCGCACGCTGTTGGCCACGCTGCGCACCAGGCCGCTTTCCTGGCCGGCCACCAGCACCCCGGCGTGCTCGCTGGGCAGCGGGTTCTCGCCGAAGGGCAGGGCGTCCTCGGCGGCGTAGACGCTGATGAACAGGGTGCGCGGCAATTCGGTCTGGTTGGGGCTGGAGGCATGCAGCAGGCGGGTGTGCATGAAGCACACCGAGCCGGCCGGGCCGAAGCAGGCCACGGGCTCGCCGCAATGCACGGCGACCACGCTGTCGTCCACCGATCCGGTGAAGCGACCGTCCTGCCAGTGCGACCACAGCGGGCCCTTGTGGCTGCCGGGGATGACCGTGAGCGGACCGTTCTCCGGGGTCACCTCGCTGACCATTAGCAGCGCGGTGACCACGTCATCGTTGCTGTGCGGCGTGAACAGGAAATCCTGGTGCCACTTCACCTGGGTGGCGGTGTGCGGCAGCTTCGAGTTGATCTTGCTGTGGTGGAATCTCGTGCCGCTGCCGCCGATCAATTGGGCGGCCACCTGGGCCATCCGCGAGGACAGTGCGACCTCGCAATAGGCCGCGGAGATTTCGGTGGGCGAGCTGACCCGGCGCAGGGAAGGGTGGTCGGGCCGGTGGTCCAGCTCCACGTCGAAGCGGGCGCGGCCATCCTGGGTTTCGCCCCAGGCTTCGGTGTGGCTGCGGCTCTCTGCCACCCAGCCGTCGAAATCGGCCTGCAGGGTGGCGATCTCGTCGGCGGTCAGCAGGTTCTCGACCACCAGGTAGCCGTCTCGGTGGAAGCTGTCTATTTGCGCTTGCTCGATCATCTCTGTTCTCCAGAAGCCAAGGGTGGGGGGTCAAGCCAGGGACACGTCCTTGAGGAAGGCCTCGACGCGCGGATGCTGGCCGTTACGCAGTACCTGGGGCGCGTCGTCGCAGACTACGCGGCCCTTTTCCATGAACACGATGCGGTCCGAGACCTTGAAGGCGAAGTTCATCTCGTGGGTGACGATCACCATGGTGATGCCCTCCTGGGCCAGGGTCTCGATCACCTGCAGCACCTCGTTGACCTTTTCCGGATCCAGCGCCGAGGTGGGCTCGTCGAAGAG
The window above is part of the Pseudomonas oryzihabitans genome. Proteins encoded here:
- a CDS encoding class II aldolase and adducin N-terminal domain-containing protein, coding for MAPSHEERLRIDLAATFRVIAHLGMHEAVANHFSAAVSADGKQFLINPKWKHFSRIRASDLLLLDADDPQGAERPDVDATAWSIHGQIHRRLPEARVVLHLHPVHTTAVACLAKPHVPPIDQNTARYFNRIAVDELYGGMADTEAEGARLAGLLDGKQRLLMGNHGVMVIAPTIGQAFDDIWTLERACQILVTAWSTGQPLKVLSDEVAEKTARAWEGITDFSEQHFAEMKELMIQQDPSVLD
- a CDS encoding phytanoyl-CoA dioxygenase family protein encodes the protein MIEQAQIDSFHRDGYLVVENLLTADEIATLQADFDGWVAESRSHTEAWGETQDGRARFDVELDHRPDHPSLRRVSSPTEISAAYCEVALSSRMAQVAAQLIGGSGTRFHHSKINSKLPHTATQVKWHQDFLFTPHSNDDVVTALLMVSEVTPENGPLTVIPGSHKGPLWSHWQDGRFTGSVDDSVVAVHCGEPVACFGPAGSVCFMHTRLLHASSPNQTELPRTLFISVYAAEDALPFGENPLPSEHAGVLVAGQESGLVRSVANSVRLPQKPRGASFFVQQAGLDQAAV
- a CDS encoding flavin-containing monooxygenase, whose protein sequence is MSTLPTAIDTLVIGAGQAGVAMSEHLGRLGIEHLVLEKNRIAEAWRTGRWDSLVANGPAWHDRFPGLEFQTPPDGFPGKDEIAAYFEAYARQIDAPIRTGVAVTRVCRQEGRSGFLVETSAGSLSAQRVVVATGPFQKPVIPAIAPKDEELYQIHSAQYFNPQQLPDGAVLVVGAGSSGVQIAEELLLAGKRVYLSVGPHDRPPRAYRGRDFCWWLGVLGLWDTETMQPGREHVTIAVSGARGGHTVDFRRLAQAGMTLVGLTDTFADGVVRFRPDLKQNLDAGDANYLALLDAADAYAERHGLDLPEEPTARERVADAACIREPLQELDLQAAGVTSVIWATGYATDFSWLQVDTFGDNGKPRHQRGVGAEPGIYFVGLPWLSRRGSAFIWGCWHDARHVADQIAIQRRYQEYRPSGETTAQPLQARRLG
- a CDS encoding ABC transporter substrate-binding protein; protein product: MQRFSSASIRTLTTTVLGATLALTATLASADFLQPGKLVAGSDLTFFPYEYVQDNKPAGFDIELVDGLGKLMGRTVETLDTRFPNLITGLQGGRFDIVNSSMYITADRLKVIDMIPYLKSGESIIALKGSDYQPKKPEDFCGHKIGSMGATSWLQQLHKLSDDYCVKNGLKPIAVSEYATDPQTTQALLSRAVEAQITDAAVARGLVEKLGNRVVISSDSLIYPVLNGFGVKKGNEEVKNALVEALKKYSATPEYAALLKKYNFQAPTEADIAALMPKP